In Microvenator marinus, one genomic interval encodes:
- a CDS encoding YaeQ family protein: MALGATIYKFSVSLSDVDRGVYETLEARLAQHPSESDIYLVARVLAWTILWREDLQFGRGVSTPDEADIWAGPDHDIALWVEIGMPSMDRLTKMTKRAGSVIVVPHKPWEPNLVQPESVFGADRVQICGLDLRVLSALAEKLERNNSWNVLISDGHIWISVGEETFDCLIEWGRLEPAG; the protein is encoded by the coding sequence ATGGCCTTAGGCGCAACTATCTATAAATTTTCGGTCTCCTTGAGCGATGTAGACCGTGGCGTCTATGAAACATTGGAGGCACGCCTAGCGCAACATCCGTCGGAATCGGACATTTATCTGGTCGCCCGTGTCTTGGCCTGGACGATTCTATGGCGCGAGGATCTGCAATTCGGACGAGGCGTCTCAACTCCAGACGAGGCGGATATCTGGGCGGGGCCCGATCACGACATCGCGCTCTGGGTAGAAATCGGGATGCCGTCTATGGATCGACTCACGAAGATGACCAAGCGCGCTGGCTCAGTGATCGTGGTCCCTCACAAACCTTGGGAGCCCAACCTTGTTCAACCCGAGAGCGTATTCGGTGCGGATCGTGTGCAAATTTGTGGTCTGGATTTACGCGTTCTTTCAGCGCTCGCCGAAAAGTTGGAGCGAAACAACTCATGGAACGTGCTCATAAGTGACGGACATATTTGGATAAGTGTGGGTGAGGAGACTTTCGATTGTTTGATTGAATGGGGCCGACTCGAGCCGGCCGGATGA
- a CDS encoding lamin tail domain-containing protein produces the protein MRKLLFAALLLGACDTSDPGIPASQPEYRWDFDSCTSGERGSITINEVNFAGSVTDDGTLDADDIFIELWNRHPRPINVSGWRLNVYGKTEGYVPDEGYLIPQNDRTIPVNGHFVIAKKADGAFGDIADVIIEDLELGKSHFYVELRDCDQKLMESAGHREVPVFSGGYDFVTSRSMERAQIIFQNRGTMAMNWHAYSVDLGSNTIREGWRERTLASPGMANSPDYSGSSASGDFE, from the coding sequence ATGCGTAAGCTCCTATTCGCCGCTCTCCTCTTGGGAGCGTGCGACACATCAGACCCGGGGATTCCTGCAAGTCAGCCAGAATATCGCTGGGATTTTGACTCCTGCACATCCGGCGAGCGGGGAAGTATCACCATTAACGAGGTGAATTTCGCGGGAAGCGTGACCGATGACGGAACGCTTGATGCCGACGATATTTTCATCGAGTTGTGGAATCGACACCCTCGGCCGATCAACGTCTCCGGCTGGAGACTCAATGTCTACGGGAAGACTGAGGGTTACGTACCGGACGAAGGGTACCTGATTCCTCAGAACGACCGAACCATCCCAGTCAACGGCCATTTTGTGATCGCGAAGAAAGCCGATGGCGCATTTGGCGACATTGCCGACGTGATCATCGAAGACCTTGAGCTTGGAAAGTCACACTTCTACGTAGAGCTTCGCGATTGCGACCAAAAGCTCATGGAGAGCGCCGGGCATCGAGAGGTTCCGGTGTTCTCAGGTGGATACGATTTCGTGACATCACGCTCCATGGAGCGCGCACAAATCATTTTCCAGAACCGTGGAACCATGGCCATGAACTGGCATGCGTATTCGGTGGATCTCGGGTCAAACACCATTCGTGAAGGCTGGAGAGAGCGCACGCTCGCAAGCCCAGGAATGGCAAATAGCCCGGATTACTCCGGTTCATCAGCCTCGGGAGATTTCGAATGA